Proteins encoded within one genomic window of Panicum virgatum strain AP13 chromosome 1N, P.virgatum_v5, whole genome shotgun sequence:
- the LOC120654518 gene encoding RNA-binding KH domain-containing protein PEPPER-like isoform X1, with product MAPPPEDEEAAIDAILEAGVDDEEEEDPEEVEPWIPSSDSEPDEDRPALEPPDPSPAAAEAALQPARMAVKEEKGEGEEARPRWPGWPGASVFRLLVPADKVGGLIGRCGSTIKRLCDETRARVRVIDAAHAAADRIALVSATEEVEAELSPAMNAAIKIFKHINGIEEINSDGTLSASAPEICSVRLLVPAAQAVHLIGTQGVTIKSIQESTGATIRIIDEDELLSEVLDERIVKIYGASLKVHNALKSVLGLLRKFLVDHGVLHLFERKNQEVAQAQHTLKENQFIDTYHVAVNQDFWLSDQRGFGPPIGSRPLCGHDPSFCDPYSSDVIHATDSLMTQLGHANPKGSRFLYGCDPSFCDQYSPYLSQPIHKLITQTMKIPLPYAEEIIGERGENIEFVRSVSGAVVILEEIGDYPEEVLIVIKGSPSQVQTAHQLLQEVLSGNREPPPLPPRICFRGAEAGPRVPSSPHAGAMLLNSPPTTCHCNKPGALRR from the exons atggcgccgccgccggaggacgaggaggcTGCGATCGATGCCATTCTGGAAGCTGGCGttgatgatgaggaggaggaggatccgGAGGAGGTGGAGCCGTGGATCCCATCCTCCGACTCGGAGCCGGACGAGGACCGCCCGGCGCTCGAGCCGCCGGACCcttcccccgccgcggccgaggCAGCGCTACAGCCGGCGCGGATGGCGGtgaaggaggagaagggcgagggggaggaggcgaGGCCGCGGTGGCCCGGGTGGCCCGGCGCGAGCGTGTTCCGGCTGCTGGTGCCCGCGGACAAGGTCGGCGGCCTCATCGGTCGCTGCGGTAGCACTATCAAGCGCCTCTGCGACGagacccgcgcccgcgtccgcgTCATcgacgccgcgcacgccgccgccgaccggatT GCTTTAGTATCTGCAACagaagaagttgaagcagaGCTATCACCTGCGATGAATGCTGCGATTAAGATCTTCAAGCATATAAACGGCATAGAAGAGATCAATTCTGATGGAACTTTATCTGCTTCTGCACCAGAAATTTGTTCTGTTAGATTATTGGTTCCAGCTGCACAAGCTGTCCACTTAATTGGCACGCAAGGAGTTACAATTAAGTCAATCCAAGAAAGTACTGGTGCTACTATAAGGATTATAGATGAAG ATGAGCTATTGAGTGAGGTACTGGATGAAAGAATTGTGAAGATATATGGTGCTTCTCTCAAGGTTCACAATGCCCTAAAATCAGTGCTTGGACTTCTCCGTAAGTTCCTAGTTGATCATGGTGTGCTTCATCTATTTGAAAGGAAG AACCAAGAAGTTGCTCAGGCACAGCATACTTTGAAAGAAAATCAATTTATTGATACTTATCATGTTGCAGTGAACCAGGATTTTTGGCTATCTGATCAGCGAGGTTTTGGTCCCCCAATAGGCAGTAGACCATTGTGTGGACATGATCCATCTTTCTGTGACCCTTACTCATCAGATGTCATCCATGCAACTGATTCCTTGATGACACAG CTGGGTCATGCTAATCCAAAAGGCAGTAGATTCTTATATGGATGCGATCCATCCTTTTGTGATCAGTACTCACCATATCTCAGCCAACCAATCCATAAGTTAATAACACAG ACAATGAAGATCCCGCTGCCCTATGCTGAAGAGATAATTGGCGAGAGGGGAGAAAACATTGAATTTGTCCGATCTGTTAGTGGAGCAGTTGTGATTCTTGAGGAAATTGGAGATTATCCAGAAGAGGTTCTAATTGTGATCAAAGGCAGTCCTTCACAAGTTCAAACTGCGCATCAACTTTTACAG GAGGTTCTTTCAGGCAACAGGGAGCCTCCACCGCTGCCACCGAGGATTTGTTTCCGCGGCGCTGAAGCTGGCCCACGGGTGCCGAGCTCCCCTCATGCTGGCGCGATGCTGCTGAACTCCCCCCCTACCACATGCCATTGCAACAAGCCGGGGGCACTACGAAGATGA
- the LOC120654518 gene encoding RNA-binding KH domain-containing protein PEPPER-like isoform X2 has translation MAPPPEDEEAAIDAILEAGVDDEEEEDPEEVEPWIPSSDSEPDEDRPALEPPDPSPAAAEAALQPARMAVKEEKGEGEEARPRWPGWPGASVFRLLVPADKVGGLIGRCGSTIKRLCDETRARVRVIDAAHAAADRIALVSATEEVEAELSPAMNAAIKIFKHINGIEEINSDGTLSASAPEICSVRLLVPAAQAVHLIGTQGVTIKSIQESTGATIRIIDEDELLSEVLDERIVKIYGASLKVHNALKSVLGLLRKFLVDHGVLHLFERKNQEVAQAQHTLKENQFIDTYHVAVNQDFWLSDQRGFGPPIGSRPLCGHDPSFCDPYSSDVIHATDSLMTQTMKIPLPYAEEIIGERGENIEFVRSVSGAVVILEEIGDYPEEVLIVIKGSPSQVQTAHQLLQEVLSGNREPPPLPPRICFRGAEAGPRVPSSPHAGAMLLNSPPTTCHCNKPGALRR, from the exons atggcgccgccgccggaggacgaggaggcTGCGATCGATGCCATTCTGGAAGCTGGCGttgatgatgaggaggaggaggatccgGAGGAGGTGGAGCCGTGGATCCCATCCTCCGACTCGGAGCCGGACGAGGACCGCCCGGCGCTCGAGCCGCCGGACCcttcccccgccgcggccgaggCAGCGCTACAGCCGGCGCGGATGGCGGtgaaggaggagaagggcgagggggaggaggcgaGGCCGCGGTGGCCCGGGTGGCCCGGCGCGAGCGTGTTCCGGCTGCTGGTGCCCGCGGACAAGGTCGGCGGCCTCATCGGTCGCTGCGGTAGCACTATCAAGCGCCTCTGCGACGagacccgcgcccgcgtccgcgTCATcgacgccgcgcacgccgccgccgaccggatT GCTTTAGTATCTGCAACagaagaagttgaagcagaGCTATCACCTGCGATGAATGCTGCGATTAAGATCTTCAAGCATATAAACGGCATAGAAGAGATCAATTCTGATGGAACTTTATCTGCTTCTGCACCAGAAATTTGTTCTGTTAGATTATTGGTTCCAGCTGCACAAGCTGTCCACTTAATTGGCACGCAAGGAGTTACAATTAAGTCAATCCAAGAAAGTACTGGTGCTACTATAAGGATTATAGATGAAG ATGAGCTATTGAGTGAGGTACTGGATGAAAGAATTGTGAAGATATATGGTGCTTCTCTCAAGGTTCACAATGCCCTAAAATCAGTGCTTGGACTTCTCCGTAAGTTCCTAGTTGATCATGGTGTGCTTCATCTATTTGAAAGGAAG AACCAAGAAGTTGCTCAGGCACAGCATACTTTGAAAGAAAATCAATTTATTGATACTTATCATGTTGCAGTGAACCAGGATTTTTGGCTATCTGATCAGCGAGGTTTTGGTCCCCCAATAGGCAGTAGACCATTGTGTGGACATGATCCATCTTTCTGTGACCCTTACTCATCAGATGTCATCCATGCAACTGATTCCTTGATGACACAG ACAATGAAGATCCCGCTGCCCTATGCTGAAGAGATAATTGGCGAGAGGGGAGAAAACATTGAATTTGTCCGATCTGTTAGTGGAGCAGTTGTGATTCTTGAGGAAATTGGAGATTATCCAGAAGAGGTTCTAATTGTGATCAAAGGCAGTCCTTCACAAGTTCAAACTGCGCATCAACTTTTACAG GAGGTTCTTTCAGGCAACAGGGAGCCTCCACCGCTGCCACCGAGGATTTGTTTCCGCGGCGCTGAAGCTGGCCCACGGGTGCCGAGCTCCCCTCATGCTGGCGCGATGCTGCTGAACTCCCCCCCTACCACATGCCATTGCAACAAGCCGGGGGCACTACGAAGATGA
- the LOC120654518 gene encoding RNA-binding KH domain-containing protein PEPPER-like isoform X3, producing MAPPPEDEEAAIDAILEAGVDDEEEEDPEEVEPWIPSSDSEPDEDRPALEPPDPSPAAAEAALQPARMAVKEEKGEGEEARPRWPGWPGASVFRLLVPADKVGGLIGRCGSTIKRLCDETRARVRVIDAAHAAADRIALVSATEEVEAELSPAMNAAIKIFKHINGIEEINSDGTLSASAPEICSVRLLVPAAQAVHLIGTQGVTIKSIQESTGATIRIIDEDELLSEVLDERIVKIYGASLKVHNALKSVLGLLRKFLVDHGVLHLFERKTMKIPLPYAEEIIGERGENIEFVRSVSGAVVILEEIGDYPEEVLIVIKGSPSQVQTAHQLLQEVLSGNREPPPLPPRICFRGAEAGPRVPSSPHAGAMLLNSPPTTCHCNKPGALRR from the exons atggcgccgccgccggaggacgaggaggcTGCGATCGATGCCATTCTGGAAGCTGGCGttgatgatgaggaggaggaggatccgGAGGAGGTGGAGCCGTGGATCCCATCCTCCGACTCGGAGCCGGACGAGGACCGCCCGGCGCTCGAGCCGCCGGACCcttcccccgccgcggccgaggCAGCGCTACAGCCGGCGCGGATGGCGGtgaaggaggagaagggcgagggggaggaggcgaGGCCGCGGTGGCCCGGGTGGCCCGGCGCGAGCGTGTTCCGGCTGCTGGTGCCCGCGGACAAGGTCGGCGGCCTCATCGGTCGCTGCGGTAGCACTATCAAGCGCCTCTGCGACGagacccgcgcccgcgtccgcgTCATcgacgccgcgcacgccgccgccgaccggatT GCTTTAGTATCTGCAACagaagaagttgaagcagaGCTATCACCTGCGATGAATGCTGCGATTAAGATCTTCAAGCATATAAACGGCATAGAAGAGATCAATTCTGATGGAACTTTATCTGCTTCTGCACCAGAAATTTGTTCTGTTAGATTATTGGTTCCAGCTGCACAAGCTGTCCACTTAATTGGCACGCAAGGAGTTACAATTAAGTCAATCCAAGAAAGTACTGGTGCTACTATAAGGATTATAGATGAAG ATGAGCTATTGAGTGAGGTACTGGATGAAAGAATTGTGAAGATATATGGTGCTTCTCTCAAGGTTCACAATGCCCTAAAATCAGTGCTTGGACTTCTCCGTAAGTTCCTAGTTGATCATGGTGTGCTTCATCTATTTGAAAGGAAG ACAATGAAGATCCCGCTGCCCTATGCTGAAGAGATAATTGGCGAGAGGGGAGAAAACATTGAATTTGTCCGATCTGTTAGTGGAGCAGTTGTGATTCTTGAGGAAATTGGAGATTATCCAGAAGAGGTTCTAATTGTGATCAAAGGCAGTCCTTCACAAGTTCAAACTGCGCATCAACTTTTACAG GAGGTTCTTTCAGGCAACAGGGAGCCTCCACCGCTGCCACCGAGGATTTGTTTCCGCGGCGCTGAAGCTGGCCCACGGGTGCCGAGCTCCCCTCATGCTGGCGCGATGCTGCTGAACTCCCCCCCTACCACATGCCATTGCAACAAGCCGGGGGCACTACGAAGATGA